The genomic segment GATCATTAGAGGAGGAAACACCATGAATAAAACAGAATTAGTAGCAGCTATGGCGAAAGAGACAAACTTATCCAAGAAGGACGTAGAAGACGTTCTGAAATCTTTCGTTGATGTCGTTTCTAAAGAACTGAAAAATGGCGGAAAAATCCAGTTAGTAGGATTTGGTACATTTGAAGTAAGTGAAAGAGCTGCTCGCGAGGGAAGAAATCCTCAAACTGGTGAAACTATGAAAATCGAAGCTTCTAAATCACCGAAATTCAAAGCTGGAAAAGCATTAAAAGATATGGTTAACGGTAAATAATAAAGGCGATAACCGGGGGAACGAAAGTTCCCCTTTTTTGATACTCCGGCGGAGTAATTCGTGAGTATCCATTTAGAGAACATTTACAGGAGCAGAATATGAGATTAGATAAATACTTAAAGGTGTCACGTCTGATCAAACGCCGTACAGTGGCAAACGAAGCATGTGATGCAGGAAGAGTTCTTGTCAACGATAAGCCTGCCAAGGCATCTGTACAGGTAAAGACGGGAGATACTATTGAAATCCAGTTCGGAAGTAAGAACGTCAAAGTAGAAGTACTGGATGTAAAAGAAACTGTCAAAAAAGAAGATGTAGAGAGTATGTACAAATATCTTTGATTCCGGATGGTAATTTGCAGCTTTTGGCATTTATGCAGTGGGAACATATAAATTTTTAACATTTTATTGTCTATTTCCATTTTCCGGCACATAAACTACTGATAAGTAACAGATTGGCAGGTCATAGTTTCCGGAGGCTGTGACCGGGAGGCGTCTGTGGAAGAGAAGAAGATACTTTCAACTCACAGCCTGATGCTGGAAAACCGTCAGAACGGGAGAATTACCGGGGTAAAGGATATTAAATCCTTTGATGAAAAAGAAATCCTGCTTTTTACACAGGCAGGGAAACTTGTAATAAAGGGAGAACAGCTTCATGTGAAGCAGCTTGATCTGGAAAAGGGAGAAGTAGATCTGGAAGGAAAAGTGGACAGTCTTACTTATCTGTCAAAGAATACAGATAACAGGGATGAATCCTTATTTAAAAGGATGTTCCGGTGAGAGATGAGTACATTTATTCATCATGAATTATTTCTGCTGCTTCGGACAATAGCTGTGGGTGCTGTTCTCCTTTTGTGTTATGATCTGCTGGTTGCATTCAGGAATATTTTTGCACATTCGGATAAAGCTGTCGGAACGGAAGATATTTTGTACTGGCTTTGTTGTGCCTTTTTTGTTTTTTCGGAGATTTACAGGAACAATGAAGGGATCCTGCGTTTTTTTATGGTTTTAGGCTTTTTATCCGGAGCGTATATCTGCAACAGGGTCCTCGGAGATATTTTTGTAAAATGCTGTACGAAACTTATGGAGATTCCTGTAATAATTATTAAATTTTT from the Blautia wexlerae DSM 19850 genome contains:
- the yabQ gene encoding spore cortex biosynthesis protein YabQ — its product is MSTFIHHELFLLLRTIAVGAVLLLCYDLLVAFRNIFAHSDKAVGTEDILYWLCCAFFVFSEIYRNNEGILRFFMVLGFLSGAYICNRVLGDIFVKCCTKLMEIPVIIIKFLIKWLLFPVKRCKLLWYKAYKCAKKGRLANWAILIKGRKKRK
- a CDS encoding RNA-binding S4 domain-containing protein, with the protein product MRLDKYLKVSRLIKRRTVANEACDAGRVLVNDKPAKASVQVKTGDTIEIQFGSKNVKVEVLDVKETVKKEDVESMYKYL
- a CDS encoding HU family DNA-binding protein → MNKTELVAAMAKETNLSKKDVEDVLKSFVDVVSKELKNGGKIQLVGFGTFEVSERAAREGRNPQTGETMKIEASKSPKFKAGKALKDMVNGK
- the yabP gene encoding sporulation protein YabP, with amino-acid sequence MEEKKILSTHSLMLENRQNGRITGVKDIKSFDEKEILLFTQAGKLVIKGEQLHVKQLDLEKGEVDLEGKVDSLTYLSKNTDNRDESLFKRMFR